The window TAGGCCAGATGGAGGGCGTGGAAGCAAGCAGTTCGCGGTTCTCGCGGAAGCGCTGCATCAGTTCCTGCTGCTGCACTTCCTCCAGCCGCACTTCCGTATTCAGCTGATTGAGGAAACTGTGCATCTTGCGGGCCAGCAGCTCCTGACGATGGATGGGAAGATAGCTTTCCGAAAAATCCTTGGAACGGGAGCCGCCCATGGCGGAAGCCGTGTCGCCCTGATCCTTGTCCAGATTGATCATGACGCGCAGCTTGGAGTCGAACTGCTGAATGCGTTGCAGGTCGCTCTGCACGTTCTTCAGCTTGTTGGCCATGCTGAGAATCTGGTTGTTCTGTTCCTCGACAGTCTTCTCGGCGGCGACGAATTCCTGCTTGAGCTTCTGATAGCTGGAATAATATTGCCAGAAAACAACATTTCCTGCGGCAAAGGTAAGGAAGATGCCCAGCATCGCCACACATAGCCAGCCACGCAAGAACAGCTTCTTGCAATGGCCTTCTTTTTCTTTAAATATTACTATGTGATACTTGCTGAACAGCATTTTTCCGCGTCGCTTTTCACCAGAATTCTATCAGGAAATACAACACACTATATCAAGGGCAATCCTCAAGCAATTCTCCGCCTCTTTACTTTGATTTGCTATCCAGTGTCAAGTCCAGCTGCCAGCGAGTTAACGCATTGAATACATTCTGCCTTAGTCCCTTGTTGCGGGAAGCGAGTTCCCAGAAGTCATCCATGACCTCCTTGCGGCGGGAATCGAATGCAGAGGGACAGGGATTGCTCCACAACGGAAGCTCCCACTGCCTGACGCAGCGGTTGATGACGGACTTCTCGACCAGCATGAGCGGACGGATGACCATGAGACGACCGCCGAAGAAGGCTTCCTTCATGGACATGCCCCGCACGCTGCCGCCTTCATACAGATTCATGAAGAACGTCCCCACAAGGTCGTCCGCATTATGCCCGAAAGCAAGGTGGGTCAGATTGTAGTCGCGGCACAGCTCGAACAGACGGGTGCGGCGCAACATGGCGCAGTAAAAGCAGGGGGAGTTGTTCCTGTTCTCGGGAGAATGCCCGCGCGCACCGTGATCGGTCACTTCCACATGATAGGGAATACCGCGCTCCTGCAGCCATGGCACCATCGGGGCATGACTTTCTGGGTCGAAACCGGGATTCAGATGCAGGGCCATTATTTCAAAAGAGAACGGCACAATCCTGCGTCTGTGCAACAG is drawn from Desulfovibrio mangrovi and contains these coding sequences:
- a CDS encoding M23 family metallopeptidase yields the protein MLFSKYHIVIFKEKEGHCKKLFLRGWLCVAMLGIFLTFAAGNVVFWQYYSSYQKLKQEFVAAEKTVEEQNNQILSMANKLKNVQSDLQRIQQFDSKLRVMINLDKDQGDTASAMGGSRSKDFSESYLPIHRQELLARKMHSFLNQLNTEVRLEEVQQQELMQRFRENRELLASTPSIWPTEGWVSSPFGMRRSPFTGRREFHKGIDITNRKGTPIYSAAKGTVSFAGVDGGYGNSVVISHGDGIDTRFAHMQRFVVKAGQTVTRGELIGYMGNSGRSTGPHLHYEVRVSGVCVNPMRYILN
- a CDS encoding tRNA lysidine(34) synthetase, whose amino-acid sequence is MAREKLSYAQKQCIGSAGKLMQSTQMIYPGARVGVAMSGGMDSWVLMQTLLHRRRIVPFSFEIMALHLNPGFDPESHAPMVPWLQERGIPYHVEVTDHGARGHSPENRNNSPCFYCAMLRRTRLFELCRDYNLTHLAFGHNADDLVGTFFMNLYEGGSVRGMSMKEAFFGGRLMVIRPLMLVEKSVINRCVRQWELPLWSNPCPSAFDSRRKEVMDDFWELASRNKGLRQNVFNALTRWQLDLTLDSKSK